In one window of Psychrobacter sp. P2G3 DNA:
- a CDS encoding DNA gyrase inhibitor YacG — translation MTQSTPNSTPKTYPCPCCGTKTAWQDNKFKPFCSERCKLIDLGAWANEDYSLPAESTPFSDEF, via the coding sequence ATGACGCAATCTACCCCCAACTCCACACCCAAAACTTACCCATGTCCATGTTGCGGCACTAAAACTGCTTGGCAAGACAATAAGTTTAAGCCCTTTTGTAGTGAGCGCTGTAAGCTTATTGACCTTGGCGCTTGGGCGAATGAAGATTATAGCTTGCCTGCTGAGTCTACGCCATTTTCTGATGAATTTTAA
- the purD gene encoding phosphoribosylamine--glycine ligase has protein sequence MNILVIGSGGREHALAWQCAKDENVQHIYVAPGNAGSALEPKCQNVILEATNNDASEHSAVIEFCQNNAIDMVIVGPEAPLVAGIVDSCREAGIQAWGPTAYCAQLEGSKTFAKEFMAQNSIPTAAYQGFTDAAAAKAYIDEQGAPIVIKADGLAAGKGVIVAETIEQAHEAIDDMLADNKFGDAGSRVVIEQFLQGEEASFICMIDGNNILPMATSQDHKRAFEGDTGPNTGGMGAYSPAPVVTQDVHDKVMAQVIQPVVDAMNAAGHPYTGFLYAGLMIDEAGDPYVIEFNCRFGDPETQPILMRLQSSMVDLVAQGLAGQLPSDAKWDTRPALGIVVASKGYPESSSKGDVIAGLPELDANNNNPVKAFHAGTAFSHDSNTDAAHSDNTGNTKEVITNGGRVLCVTALADSILDAQQAALAVTAAISFDGAHYRRDIGHHAIAREQS, from the coding sequence ATGAATATTTTGGTGATTGGCTCAGGTGGTCGCGAACACGCATTGGCTTGGCAGTGTGCCAAAGATGAGAATGTGCAGCACATCTATGTCGCACCTGGTAATGCAGGCTCTGCTTTAGAACCTAAATGCCAAAATGTTATCTTAGAAGCGACTAACAATGACGCTAGTGAACACAGTGCTGTCATAGAGTTTTGCCAGAATAATGCTATTGATATGGTCATCGTTGGTCCTGAAGCCCCATTAGTTGCTGGTATTGTTGATTCTTGCCGTGAGGCTGGTATTCAAGCATGGGGGCCGACTGCATATTGTGCACAACTAGAAGGTTCAAAAACCTTCGCCAAAGAATTTATGGCACAAAACAGTATTCCTACGGCTGCCTACCAAGGCTTTACGGATGCCGCAGCTGCCAAAGCCTATATTGATGAACAAGGTGCACCAATTGTCATCAAAGCCGATGGACTTGCCGCTGGTAAAGGCGTTATCGTTGCTGAAACTATTGAACAAGCACATGAAGCCATCGATGATATGCTGGCGGACAATAAATTTGGAGACGCCGGTAGCCGTGTGGTAATCGAGCAATTTTTGCAAGGTGAAGAAGCCAGTTTTATCTGTATGATTGATGGTAATAACATTTTACCAATGGCAACTAGCCAAGATCATAAGCGTGCGTTTGAAGGTGATACAGGTCCAAACACGGGCGGTATGGGAGCATATTCTCCAGCACCAGTCGTTACTCAAGATGTCCACGATAAAGTCATGGCGCAAGTCATTCAGCCAGTGGTCGACGCAATGAATGCTGCCGGTCACCCTTATACTGGATTCTTGTATGCAGGCCTCATGATCGATGAAGCAGGAGATCCTTATGTCATTGAATTTAACTGCCGTTTTGGTGATCCAGAGACGCAGCCTATTTTGATGCGTTTGCAGTCGTCGATGGTAGATCTAGTTGCACAAGGACTAGCAGGTCAACTACCTAGTGATGCTAAATGGGATACCCGCCCTGCTCTTGGTATCGTGGTTGCTTCAAAAGGCTATCCTGAAAGCTCGTCAAAGGGTGACGTGATCGCTGGCTTGCCAGAATTAGATGCTAATAATAATAATCCGGTAAAAGCATTCCATGCTGGCACAGCGTTTTCTCATGATAGCAATACAGATGCTGCACATAGCGACAATACTGGAAACACCAAAGAAGTTATCACTAACGGTGGACGTGTATTGTGTGTGACTGCTTTAGCAGATAGCATTTTGGACGCTCAGCAAGCTGCATTAGCAGTGACGGCTGCGATCAGTTTTGATGGTGCGCATTATCGCCGTGATATTGGTCATCATGCTATTGCACGTGAACAGTCTTAA
- a CDS encoding NAD-glutamate dehydrogenase yields MPNSLGITKERIGQISDIATSYVQKDKSLLDHFINSYYRPLHHETADVIDDTDLAGMALHHFTLLKAYEGSKPQLAVFNPIAEEQHFHSSHTIIQMVAYDRPFLVDTMLMSLEAQGIDVHRTYNTIISVKRDEDGNLTHVDSAHESATSHMSLIHCEIAYQDNDELEALHQILLDKVDTLDTVVGDWKEMRSRLTDIKAELAQKPLPEVFYSQQEIQAFLDWILDDHFIFLGYREYRLEGGNYIDVTDTTDDSKQGGINKNADLDLFAIGNSGLGLLRGAEEDKLSESFDRLPKELKQLLTEPRVLMLSKSSRVSPIHRPVYMDFLGIHKFDDNGRLVGEYRFIGLLTSQAYQLTVQQIPLLREKANKIMAMADLPRAGHAYYKMMHVINTLPRDDLFQASVEELYPIVSGISQLQDKKSLRLFSRIDHYQRFVSCLVYIPRDKFNTELRIEVQQVLKDAYGGTSSGFTTEFNESEHARVHVHVRTVPGQVNDVDNAALEAELSALMESWTDHYQQMLLDNVGEQQANSLTRRFLNYIPAAYEERFDARTAVEDTKRLASLTNEQPMIWHLYQSTGDAGNQLHLKLYGREQPVILSKVLPILENFGVSVISAQTYEFDLPDQPIWMQEYELILENVNTVNMQVVRGQFEDSLKQIWAGRVESDSFNELVLITKLDTYDVVVLRALSRYMIQAKAPFSSAYIQQTVVKNSAISVALGSLFDARMNPKYNEDERSEKTTQIQQKIIAALADVDSLDEDRILRWYLDLINAMVRTNFYQTDTDGQRKDRLSFKFLAADIPNLPKPKPMFEIFVYSPRVEAVHLRGGKVARGGLRWSDRMEDFRTEVLGLVKAQMVKNAVIVPVGSKGGFIVKTKTMADGREAFQAEGIACYQTFLRGMLDVTDNIVDGKIVPPANTVRHDEDDPYLVVAADKGTASFSDIANALSAEYNFWLDDAFASGGSVGYDHKAMGITARGGWESVKRHFRMRGMDIQNRDDFTVVGIGDMSGDVFGNGMLRSTHTKLVAAFNHLHIFIDPNPDTAASYAERERLFEMPRSTWDDYEKSLISQGGGVYSRQDKSIAISAEMKELFDISEDNLAPNELITALMKSPVDLIWNGGIGTYVKSENESHADVGDRATDALRINGNELRAAVVGEGGNLGFTQQGRIEYAQTGGRIYTDAIDNSGGVNCSDHEVNIKILLGKVVEQGDMTLKQRNELLESMTDTVAELVLRQNYLQPQAIELSHIRAAANLSDHQRFIQMLEGEGRLDRAIEYLPSDEEIAKRQKATTGLTNPELAVVMAYGKMWVYDNLLLSDLPDDPYFVNELRKYFPDELASRFFDEMTEHRLHREIISTYLTNSVVNRLGIEALFRLYEETDQSLATIVRGYAISRDVFNVSIAWKTLEALDNQVDATLLLNLELRLRDALEQGVVWFINAFGQDLQVADMISRFRESVEKLTKSGGFIEQQFAEYLQEDATSLMQEDLSESDATMFAMLPYHVDALDAALLAEQYERPVDEIATLYFEAYHVLQLDWMMDNIATLPQHDYWDRRARHALVNELSRSLRLLMDAVLSKPDAKQAFSEWRSRHLDQLASVETEMHKLDELYSEDEDGQVGLSTLSVLMSELSGLATK; encoded by the coding sequence ATGCCCAACTCTCTTGGTATCACAAAAGAGCGTATTGGCCAGATAAGTGATATTGCCACCAGTTATGTGCAAAAGGATAAATCACTACTTGATCATTTTATTAACAGCTATTATCGACCGCTCCATCATGAGACTGCAGATGTCATCGATGATACAGATTTGGCAGGTATGGCACTACACCATTTTACGCTACTAAAAGCCTATGAGGGTAGTAAGCCACAATTGGCTGTCTTTAACCCAATTGCTGAAGAGCAGCATTTTCATAGCTCACATACTATTATCCAAATGGTGGCGTATGACCGTCCGTTTTTGGTAGATACGATGCTCATGAGCCTTGAAGCACAAGGGATTGATGTCCATCGTACTTATAATACAATTATTAGTGTTAAGCGTGACGAAGACGGTAATCTTACCCACGTCGATAGCGCCCATGAAAGCGCAACTTCTCATATGTCACTAATTCACTGTGAGATTGCCTACCAAGATAATGATGAGTTAGAGGCGCTACATCAAATACTTTTAGACAAGGTTGATACGCTTGATACTGTAGTTGGTGATTGGAAAGAGATGCGCTCGCGTCTGACTGATATTAAGGCTGAGCTGGCGCAAAAACCACTACCTGAGGTCTTTTACTCTCAGCAAGAAATTCAAGCGTTCTTAGACTGGATATTAGACGATCATTTTATCTTTTTAGGCTATCGTGAATATCGCCTTGAAGGTGGCAACTATATTGACGTCACTGATACAACTGACGATAGTAAACAAGGTGGTATCAATAAAAACGCGGACCTAGACTTGTTTGCAATCGGTAATAGTGGTCTTGGTCTATTACGCGGCGCCGAAGAAGATAAGCTATCTGAAAGCTTTGATAGACTGCCTAAAGAGCTTAAGCAACTTTTGACTGAGCCGCGTGTACTAATGCTTTCTAAGTCAAGTCGAGTGTCACCTATTCATCGTCCAGTATATATGGACTTTTTGGGTATTCATAAATTTGATGACAATGGTAGATTGGTAGGTGAGTATCGTTTTATCGGTCTACTTACCTCACAAGCGTATCAGCTTACAGTTCAACAAATCCCGCTATTACGTGAAAAAGCTAATAAAATCATGGCAATGGCTGACTTGCCACGTGCAGGCCATGCTTATTATAAAATGATGCATGTCATCAATACTTTACCACGCGATGACTTATTTCAAGCCAGCGTCGAAGAGTTATATCCTATCGTCTCTGGTATTAGCCAATTACAAGATAAGAAGAGTCTACGCTTATTTAGTCGTATTGACCATTATCAACGTTTTGTGTCGTGCTTGGTTTATATTCCCCGTGACAAATTCAATACCGAATTGCGCATTGAAGTACAGCAAGTACTAAAAGATGCTTATGGCGGTACATCATCTGGCTTTACTACGGAATTCAATGAGTCTGAACATGCTCGCGTGCATGTGCATGTGCGCACAGTACCAGGTCAAGTTAACGATGTAGATAATGCTGCGCTTGAAGCTGAATTATCAGCACTTATGGAGTCATGGACTGATCATTACCAGCAAATGCTGCTTGATAATGTTGGTGAGCAACAAGCTAACTCCTTAACACGTCGCTTCTTAAACTATATCCCAGCTGCTTATGAAGAGCGTTTTGACGCACGTACAGCGGTTGAAGATACCAAACGTCTGGCTAGCTTGACCAATGAGCAGCCAATGATTTGGCATTTATATCAGTCAACAGGAGACGCGGGCAATCAGTTGCACTTGAAACTGTATGGACGTGAGCAACCAGTTATTTTGTCTAAGGTATTGCCGATTCTTGAGAACTTTGGGGTGTCGGTTATTTCAGCACAAACTTACGAGTTTGATTTGCCAGATCAGCCGATTTGGATGCAAGAATACGAGCTAATCTTAGAAAACGTCAATACGGTCAATATGCAAGTGGTTCGTGGTCAGTTTGAAGACAGTCTAAAGCAAATTTGGGCTGGACGCGTTGAGAGCGACTCCTTTAATGAGCTGGTATTAATTACTAAGTTAGATACTTATGATGTGGTCGTGCTGCGTGCATTATCACGCTATATGATACAAGCAAAAGCGCCTTTCTCTAGTGCTTATATACAGCAAACTGTGGTAAAAAATAGTGCTATCAGTGTGGCTTTAGGCAGTCTGTTCGATGCACGCATGAATCCTAAGTATAATGAAGATGAACGTAGTGAAAAAACCACTCAGATTCAACAAAAAATTATAGCGGCATTGGCAGATGTAGATAGTCTAGATGAAGATCGTATCTTGCGTTGGTACTTAGATTTGATTAATGCCATGGTGCGTACCAACTTCTATCAAACTGATACCGATGGTCAGCGTAAAGATCGCCTATCGTTTAAGTTTTTGGCAGCAGATATTCCAAATCTGCCCAAGCCTAAGCCCATGTTTGAGATATTTGTTTATTCACCGCGCGTTGAAGCAGTGCATCTGCGAGGCGGTAAAGTTGCCCGTGGTGGTCTGCGCTGGTCAGATCGCATGGAAGATTTCCGTACTGAAGTATTGGGCTTAGTCAAAGCACAGATGGTCAAAAACGCAGTAATTGTCCCTGTTGGTTCAAAAGGCGGCTTTATTGTCAAAACCAAAACTATGGCAGATGGCCGTGAAGCGTTCCAAGCCGAAGGTATCGCCTGTTATCAGACATTCTTACGCGGTATGTTAGATGTCACTGATAACATTGTTGATGGAAAAATTGTCCCGCCAGCCAATACCGTGCGTCATGATGAAGATGATCCGTACTTAGTAGTTGCCGCCGATAAAGGCACGGCAAGTTTTTCTGATATTGCTAATGCTTTGTCTGCTGAATATAACTTCTGGCTTGACGATGCCTTTGCTTCAGGTGGCTCTGTTGGCTATGACCATAAAGCGATGGGCATTACGGCACGCGGTGGTTGGGAATCGGTCAAGCGTCACTTCCGTATGCGCGGTATGGACATTCAAAACCGTGATGACTTTACCGTAGTCGGTATCGGTGACATGAGCGGTGATGTATTTGGTAATGGTATGCTGAGATCTACTCATACCAAGCTAGTCGCTGCCTTTAACCATCTACATATCTTTATTGATCCTAATCCGGATACCGCTGCTTCTTATGCAGAGCGCGAGCGTTTGTTTGAAATGCCTCGTTCGACGTGGGATGACTATGAAAAGTCGCTCATCAGTCAAGGTGGCGGTGTGTACTCACGCCAAGATAAGAGCATCGCTATCAGTGCTGAGATGAAAGAGCTGTTCGATATTAGTGAAGATAATCTAGCGCCTAATGAGTTAATCACTGCCCTAATGAAATCGCCTGTTGATCTTATTTGGAATGGTGGTATCGGTACTTATGTGAAAAGCGAAAATGAAAGTCATGCTGATGTCGGTGACCGTGCTACCGATGCGTTACGTATCAATGGTAATGAGCTACGTGCAGCGGTCGTTGGTGAAGGTGGTAACTTAGGCTTTACTCAACAAGGTCGTATCGAATATGCACAAACGGGCGGGCGTATTTATACCGATGCTATTGACAACTCAGGTGGCGTTAACTGCTCAGATCATGAAGTCAATATCAAAATCTTACTTGGTAAAGTCGTTGAACAAGGTGATATGACCTTAAAACAGCGCAATGAATTGCTTGAGAGCATGACCGATACCGTTGCAGAATTAGTATTGCGCCAAAACTATCTACAACCACAAGCGATTGAGCTTAGTCACATTCGTGCAGCAGCTAACTTAAGTGATCATCAGCGTTTCATTCAGATGTTAGAGGGTGAAGGGCGTCTGGATCGCGCGATTGAGTATTTACCATCGGACGAAGAAATTGCCAAACGTCAAAAAGCAACTACTGGCCTGACCAATCCTGAGCTAGCAGTCGTCATGGCTTATGGCAAAATGTGGGTGTATGACAACTTGTTGTTGTCCGATTTGCCAGATGATCCGTACTTCGTTAATGAGTTACGTAAGTACTTCCCTGATGAGCTGGCCTCACGTTTCTTTGATGAGATGACTGAGCACCGCTTGCATCGCGAGATTATCAGTACTTATCTGACTAATAGTGTGGTTAACCGCTTAGGTATTGAGGCTCTATTCCGTCTTTATGAGGAAACAGACCAGTCGCTGGCAACCATTGTTCGTGGTTATGCGATTAGCCGTGATGTCTTTAATGTGTCAATAGCATGGAAAACGCTTGAAGCGTTAGATAATCAGGTCGATGCAACGCTATTGTTAAACCTTGAGCTACGTCTACGCGATGCGCTTGAGCAAGGTGTTGTCTGGTTTATCAATGCCTTTGGGCAAGATTTGCAAGTCGCTGATATGATTAGCCGCTTTAGAGAAAGTGTTGAGAAATTGACTAAATCTGGCGGGTTCATTGAGCAGCAATTTGCAGAGTACTTGCAAGAAGATGCCACTAGCTTGATGCAAGAGGATCTGTCGGAGAGTGATGCGACAATGTTTGCTATGCTGCCTTATCACGTTGATGCGCTTGATGCGGCTTTACTGGCTGAGCAATATGAACGTCCTGTCGATGAAATTGCAACATTATACTTCGAGGCGTATCACGTCTTGCAGTTAGATTGGATGATGGATAATATCGCCACTTTACCGCAGCATGACTACTGGGATCGCCGTGCGCGTCATGCCTTAGTAAATGAGCTATCACGTAGTTTGCGTCTATTAATGGATGCAGTATTATCGAAGCCAGATGCCAAGCAAGCCTTTAGCGAGTGGCGTTCACGTCATCTCGATCAGCTAGCATCTGTTGAGACAGAGATGCACAAGCTCGATGAGCTCTATAGTGAAGATGAAGATGGGCAAGTTGGTTTATCAACATTGTCAGTGCTGATGAGTGAGCTTAGCGGCTTGGCTACTAAGTAG
- a CDS encoding AarF/ABC1/UbiB kinase family protein — translation MAHDPSRPSNNKQSIDSLKTSGFERRLSIAKTSLNIGRRWAGNSMSGMFLDKQARSKRNQVFMEAQANYVAEELGKLKGSVVKIGQMLAMYGEHILPPEITRALQTLNDDTATLTWPKIEQTLQHILGDKLSELEVDSVPIGTASLAQVHRATVLETGEQVVLKIQYPGVADAINSDLALFKRLLKVSNIVPQTRALDTWFEEIRDLLHHEVDYDAEAATTERFYERLVDDPRYVVPKINRKYSSKRLLCMTYEPGVSVTSETLQLVPHERRNAIGQAAIEIMMQEIFVWGEMQTDPNFGNYLVRISDNVDEPDKLILLDFGAIRQFDNTLLTIARSLLRAGYHHDHQAMMEGMTGYEFFNTMSDKVRADIASLFLLATEPFSHPDANPDIPADCLDEQKRYIWANSKLHSRISASATRAIQSFEFNLPPKEFMFISRKFIGAYTFLTVINAYTDSEKLVKPFL, via the coding sequence ATGGCACATGATCCGTCTAGACCTTCTAATAATAAGCAATCAATCGATAGCCTAAAAACTTCTGGGTTTGAACGTCGATTATCGATTGCCAAGACTTCCCTAAATATTGGTCGCCGCTGGGCAGGCAATAGTATGTCTGGTATGTTTTTGGATAAGCAGGCACGCTCGAAGCGTAATCAAGTATTTATGGAGGCGCAGGCAAATTATGTCGCAGAGGAGCTAGGTAAACTTAAAGGCTCAGTAGTTAAAATTGGCCAGATGCTAGCAATGTATGGTGAGCATATATTACCGCCTGAGATTACTCGGGCGCTACAAACACTTAACGACGATACCGCTACTCTTACTTGGCCAAAAATAGAACAAACTTTACAGCATATCTTAGGAGATAAGCTCAGCGAACTTGAGGTTGACTCCGTTCCTATTGGCACAGCTTCCCTCGCCCAAGTCCACCGTGCAACGGTACTAGAAACGGGTGAGCAAGTGGTGCTGAAAATTCAGTACCCAGGGGTGGCCGACGCTATCAACTCCGATCTTGCACTATTTAAGCGTTTATTGAAAGTAAGCAATATCGTTCCGCAAACACGGGCACTTGATACATGGTTTGAAGAGATACGTGACCTGCTCCATCATGAAGTTGACTATGATGCAGAGGCGGCAACGACAGAACGCTTTTATGAGCGCTTAGTCGATGATCCTCGTTATGTGGTACCTAAGATTAATCGTAAATACTCAAGTAAGCGTTTACTCTGCATGACTTATGAGCCTGGGGTTTCCGTTACCTCTGAAACCCTGCAACTAGTGCCGCATGAACGACGTAATGCTATTGGTCAAGCAGCAATAGAGATCATGATGCAGGAGATTTTTGTCTGGGGTGAGATGCAGACGGATCCAAATTTTGGCAACTATTTAGTACGTATCAGCGATAATGTTGATGAGCCAGATAAACTGATATTATTGGATTTTGGCGCTATCCGTCAGTTTGATAATACCCTACTTACCATTGCTCGTAGCCTATTACGCGCAGGCTATCATCATGACCATCAAGCAATGATGGAAGGTATGACAGGCTATGAATTTTTTAATACGATGAGCGATAAAGTGCGAGCAGATATTGCATCGTTATTCCTACTTGCTACAGAGCCCTTTAGTCATCCTGATGCTAATCCTGATATCCCTGCAGATTGTTTAGATGAGCAAAAGCGTTATATTTGGGCTAATAGCAAATTACATTCGCGTATCTCAGCGAGTGCTACTCGTGCCATTCAATCATTTGAATTTAACCTACCTCCTAAAGAGTTTATGTTTATTAGCCGTAAGTTTATCGGTGCTTATACGTTTTTGACAGTAATAAACGCTTATACTGACTCTGAAAAGCTAGTAAAACCTTTTTTATAG
- a CDS encoding DUF938 domain-containing protein: MNREQPLSHKKVRAFQPEKLSAPRDFFIPEVVQNTATKDDSDKLPLILEIGAGKGKHALSFAAVHPKKHLIAIERTRNKFEAFTKLFNQQLLDNLTPIHADAIAWTVHAIPPDSLASIYLLYPNPEQHNPNQQWLNMPFFEFLLSRLQVGGEVILATNIESYMDNAEQQALSIWQLPNRRHKVPSDNQRTHFEVKYLARGETCWQLTMTKPEGYKTRFDNWFAEEDSVNDKK, from the coding sequence ATGAATCGTGAGCAACCGCTTTCACACAAGAAAGTACGTGCATTCCAACCAGAAAAGCTCTCAGCCCCGCGCGACTTTTTTATTCCAGAGGTTGTCCAAAATACAGCTACTAAAGATGATAGCGATAAGTTGCCATTAATATTGGAGATTGGCGCAGGGAAGGGCAAGCATGCGTTAAGTTTCGCAGCAGTACATCCTAAGAAGCATTTGATTGCTATTGAGCGCACACGTAATAAGTTTGAAGCTTTTACCAAACTATTTAATCAACAGCTGCTGGACAACCTAACTCCAATACATGCTGATGCTATTGCATGGACTGTACACGCTATCCCTCCTGATAGTCTTGCAAGTATCTATCTGCTATATCCAAACCCTGAACAACACAATCCTAATCAGCAATGGCTGAATATGCCATTTTTTGAATTTTTATTATCACGCTTGCAAGTAGGTGGTGAAGTCATTTTAGCGACTAATATAGAATCTTATATGGATAATGCAGAACAGCAAGCATTGAGTATTTGGCAATTGCCAAACAGGCGTCATAAGGTGCCATCTGATAACCAGCGTACGCACTTTGAGGTAAAGTACTTGGCTCGTGGAGAGACATGCTGGCAGTTAACAATGACCAAGCCTGAAGGTTATAAAACTAGGTTTGATAATTGGTTTGCAGAGGAAGATAGCGTTAACGATAAAAAATAG
- a CDS encoding WG repeat-containing protein — translation MTNKLALLTWVSILSVGAVSAITPAHATISCAGYLPNRYFERIENNDEFAGKLTEQTDGSQQLQDLKGNVIIDNLTDAYILMDKYLLAQRQINNGKEHGSKYGVVNAAGKTIVPFKYDEIQTEPDIATSFIVSIDTSDNASNATKQGIINRHGDWVYPLADVRIQHAHYDSDYEQDYLIVAKNSGLTGLLDDRGYWAIMPQA, via the coding sequence ATGACTAACAAATTAGCACTCTTAACATGGGTATCTATTTTATCTGTTGGTGCGGTTAGTGCTATCACCCCTGCCCACGCTACCATCAGCTGTGCCGGTTACTTACCCAATCGCTATTTTGAGCGTATCGAAAATAATGATGAATTCGCTGGCAAGCTGACTGAGCAAACCGATGGGTCGCAGCAACTACAAGACCTAAAAGGTAATGTCATCATAGACAATCTGACCGATGCTTATATATTGATGGATAAGTATCTATTAGCGCAGCGTCAGATTAATAATGGTAAAGAACACGGTAGTAAATATGGTGTCGTCAATGCCGCTGGCAAGACTATCGTGCCTTTTAAGTATGATGAGATTCAAACGGAGCCTGATATTGCGACCAGCTTTATCGTCAGTATTGACACCTCAGACAATGCTAGCAATGCTACCAAACAAGGCATCATCAATCGTCATGGTGACTGGGTTTACCCGCTAGCAGATGTTCGTATTCAGCACGCACACTACGATTCTGATTATGAACAAGATTATCTTATAGTAGCTAAAAATAGCGGACTAACAGGACTGCTCGATGATAGAGGTTACTGGGCAATTATGCCGCAGGCTTGA
- a CDS encoding aspartate aminotransferase family protein: MSATYLMPTYNRQPISFTRGSGSWLYTKDDTPYLDALTGIAVCGLGHCHPQVTNAIQQQAATLVHTSNLFGIDWQERAGEALCVAAQMDSVFFANSGAEANEAALKLARLYAHQQGFKRPKVIVMEQSFHGRTLLSLSATANPKAREGFFTLDDDFIRVPFGDIAAIKQAAQVHDDICAIFVEPIQGEGGLNTAANGFTYLEELQAECDAHNWLFMIDEVQTGNGRTGKYFAYQHSNARPDVLTTAKGLGNGFPVGACMVRGRANGLFGAGSHGSTYGGTPLASRVVHSVYDVLTNSGIMKNAVTEGQFIRKSITDELQQYGVSSRGAGMMIGIALPDTMDCSQLVDHARDEQKLIINVTGGHVVRLLPPLNISRIESRQVVERLINLFKPLF, from the coding sequence ATGTCAGCTACTTATCTGATGCCTACCTATAATCGTCAGCCGATCAGCTTTACCCGTGGTTCAGGGAGCTGGCTATATACCAAAGATGATACTCCGTATTTAGATGCGCTCACTGGCATCGCAGTATGCGGTTTAGGGCATTGCCATCCACAAGTGACTAATGCTATTCAACAGCAAGCAGCTACCTTAGTTCATACCAGTAATTTATTTGGTATTGACTGGCAAGAGCGCGCGGGAGAAGCGCTTTGTGTTGCTGCGCAAATGGATAGTGTGTTTTTTGCCAATAGTGGTGCCGAAGCTAACGAAGCTGCACTAAAACTTGCAAGGTTATATGCTCACCAGCAAGGCTTCAAGCGTCCAAAGGTCATCGTCATGGAGCAATCATTCCACGGTCGTACTTTATTATCATTATCAGCGACCGCCAATCCTAAAGCGCGTGAAGGTTTTTTTACCTTAGATGATGACTTTATCCGTGTGCCGTTTGGTGACATTGCAGCTATCAAGCAAGCCGCTCAAGTTCACGATGATATTTGTGCAATATTCGTAGAGCCTATTCAAGGTGAAGGCGGCCTTAATACTGCAGCTAATGGCTTTACCTATCTGGAAGAGCTACAAGCGGAATGTGACGCACACAACTGGCTCTTTATGATCGATGAAGTACAGACCGGTAACGGCCGCACGGGCAAATACTTTGCTTATCAACATAGCAACGCCCGCCCTGATGTATTGACTACCGCTAAAGGCCTTGGTAATGGTTTTCCAGTCGGGGCGTGTATGGTACGCGGACGTGCTAATGGCTTGTTTGGTGCAGGTAGTCATGGCTCTACCTATGGCGGTACACCGCTTGCAAGTCGCGTAGTACACAGCGTCTATGATGTGTTAACAAATAGCGGCATAATGAAAAACGCGGTAACCGAAGGTCAGTTTATTCGTAAAAGCATAACAGACGAATTGCAACAGTATGGCGTCAGTAGCCGCGGTGCTGGAATGATGATAGGTATTGCCTTGCCTGATACCATGGACTGTAGTCAGCTGGTTGACCATGCACGCGATGAGCAAAAACTAATCATCAATGTCACTGGTGGTCATGTTGTGCGCTTATTACCGCCATTAAATATAAGCCGTATTGAAAGCCGGCAAGTCGTTGAGCGTTTGATTAATCTATTCAAACCGTTATTTTAA